GGTGGGCGAGGACACGGCCTACGCGGACGAAGAGGGTCTCGATGCGGAAGAGTATTAGGCGAGAATAGCCACGTAGGTTTGAGCTGCTTGCTCTGGTTCGCTTGTGCGCGTTTTCTgctccggcggcgcctccactgcggcacgtcgcggaaCTCCCCGCGCCCTTAATTCCCACGTGTGGCAGCCGCCCTGTAAACACGGacagctgcgcctgcgcgccacgcgccaaGCACCCCTGGCGTGTGGCCAAAAAGTGTGGACCCTCGGAACCGGCGACCTTGGTCAGCTCGACGATGTCCAATTCCGTGCCCATGGGCTCGTATGCGACGTCTAATGTGGATATGAATGGCCTGCTCGTAGCATCGTGCCGCCCTGACCAGACGGGGGCCTATCCGCCTATCTACAATGTGCCGCACGGCACCATCCAGCTGGCGCAGGGTTTTAATTCTATGCCTGGCAGCACAGCTTGGCCCTTCCCGATGGCTCCTGTGGCTGGACAGCAAGGTGCCAATAACCAGATGCCCAACATCCAGGGCTCGTTCCCCCAGTTTGGCAGTCCGATATCGACGCACGCTCCGGCGCCGGTCGGCACGCCTCAAACCCCCAAGCAACCGGTACGGAATAGCAGTGGACCGGTGACTGGAAATCCGCCCccgtccgaggcgcctgtgcccgagacgtcgcgcgcaggcAAGGCGCCGGCTACGGACGAGGCGTCTGGCGAGAacgcgggcggcgacggggcggatgcgcgtgcgaatgcgcgcaagcgtacgctcgccaagggcgAGAAAGACAGCAAGACGGGGCGGCGCAAGATCAAAATCGAGTTTATCGACGACGACTCGCGTCGTCACATCACTTTTagcaagcgcaaggccggCATCATGAAGAAGGCCTACGAGCTTGCCACGCTGACCGGCACGCAGGTGCTCTTGTTGGTGGTGTCGCAGACGGGCCTTGTATACACTTTTACCACACCGAAGCTTGAGGCGATCGTCAAGCAGCCCGAGGGCCGCAGCCTGATCCAAGAGTGCCTCAGTGCGCCCGGCCCCGATGCGGCGGGCGGCCCCAGCTCGAAACCGGGCGAGATGTATCCGAAGGAGGAGGGAGACGACTTCGAGGAGGGCGAAGAGGAAGACGAAGAGGAGGACGAAGTGCCCGAGCTCGGCTCGGCGGACGCGGGGCTCACTGCGCAGACGTATGTGACGAGCCCGGTGAGCGAGGCACCTCCTTTTCTCCCTAAtagcgccgcgccgctctttcACCCTGGCTGGGCTGCGCCGAGCTTGGGGAAGCGAAACGACTACACGAAATCCCAAATCAAGCGCCGCCGTACCCAGCCGAATCTGTCGACCTCCGGCATGGCTGGCCCCCAAGGCCACCCCTCTATGAATGACATGAACCACGCGTACTATCAGCAAAGCAACGTCCCCCCTATGCCGGCGGACCGCAGCATGAGCGAGTCGCACATGATGCCCAACCAGCTCCCTTTGTACTACGGTCAGCCGCTTTCTAACGAGGAGCGGTCTACCCCCCACTTCTCTGGCCAGACGCATGTGCCTCACGAACTGCACATACCGTCCACGCACGAGACAGCGCAGCAGACGGGGTCGAACTCGTCCGCCTGACTAGTTCATAGCtgccgtgcgccgtcgATACCCTACCGCTCTATAATCACGTGGATTCCTCCTCCACCATGGCCGATGTGTGGATCGGGCGGAAGCGGTGGACGTGCAAGTACTGCAACGTAACGATCAACGATGATATCCCTTCGCGCCAGCACCACGAGAGTGGCC
This sequence is a window from Malassezia japonica chromosome 5, complete sequence. Protein-coding genes within it:
- the MCM1 gene encoding transcription factor of the MADS box (EggNog:ENOG503P1RD; COG:K), encoding MSNSVPMGSYATSNVDMNGLLVASCRPDQTGAYPPIYNVPHGTIQLAQGFNSMPGSTAWPFPMAPVAGQQGANNQMPNIQGSFPQFGSPISTHAPAPVGTPQTPKQPVRNSSGPVTGNPPPSEAPVPETSRAGKAPATDEASGENAGGDGADARANARKRTLAKGEKDSKTGRRKIKIEFIDDDSRRHITFSKRKAGIMKKAYELATLTGTQVLLLVVSQTGLVYTFTTPKLEAIVKQPEGRSLIQECLSAPGPDAAGGPSSKPGEMYPKEEGDDFEEGEEEDEEEDEVPELGSADAGLTAQTYVTSPVSEAPPFLPNSAAPLFHPGWAAPSLGKRNDYTKSQIKRRRTQPNLSTSGMAGPQGHPSMNDMNHAYYQQSNVPPMPADRSMSESHMMPNQLPLYYGQPLSNEERSTPHFSGQTHVPHELHIPSTHETAQQTGSNSSA